Sequence from the Deltaproteobacteria bacterium PRO3 genome:
CGCTCCGCAGGCGCCGCGGATGAAATAACGCTTCGCGTCGCAATCTGCCGGGATTGGGCGCTCAGGAAGGCCCAGGCCTTACGGCCCTCCGGGGCGCTCTTCGACCCCGAACCGCAGGCGCCGAGCCCCAGGCCGACCAAGGCACAGGCTATTGATATTAATCGAGATTTTACCCAGAAGCCCCGCATCGGAGAACCCCATCCGCCTTTCGGCCCTCAACCCACCTATATTATCAGCAAAAGGGCCCTAAAAATTGCGAGCTTATTGAATTTTCCTCAGATCATCCCGGGGCCGTGGGATTTGGATTTCAGCAGGCTCTCCTTGCCGATCCAGGCCTCGACGGCCTTGAGCCGCGCCTCCAGGGAGGGAAGCTCGAGCATCTCCTGGCTGACCAGCGGATCCTCCACCAAGTGGGTGGCGAGGAGGTGGCAGAAAATCTCGGGGTCCTCCAGGCGATTGATCGCGGAGTGGTAGGCCTCGGGGAGGTCGCGGTAGACGGGCAGCAGGGGGAGGAAATTCTCCCGCAGTCGCTGCATGACGGGGGCCAGCTTTTCCTTGGCCTGCCAGTCCTCGTCGGGCCACAGCGCGACGGCCGCCCGGCGGTAGAGGCGGTCGCCGGGGATCTCTTCCAGCAAGCGCACCCTTCCCAAGCCCTGCAACATGATCTGAAAGCGCCCGTCGTCCAAGCGCTCGGACTGGGTGATGGCGCCGAAGCCGAAGACCGGGAATATCTCAGGCCGCCCTTCGTAGTCCTTCTCGTAGCCGGGCTTGAGCAGGGGAATGCCGATCAGGCCGGGCCCTTGCAAGCAGTCCTCCACCAATTGCCGGTAACGCGGCTCGAAGACGTGCAGGGGCAGGACCATTTTGGGAAAAAATACCGTACGCGGCAGCGGAAAGAGCGGCAGCGCCTTCAGCGCCTCCAGCATCTCCATATGAACCTCACCTCGAAAAATCGCCCCCGCCCTCGGCGGAAAGCCGGCCGGCGCTCTCTCCGCAGACCCGGGAATCCTTGAAATCGGGCAATCTATCCTATTTAATGGCGGCGGACAAGCGCCCCATGAGCTTCCCCCGCCCGCCCCTTTCCGTCCTCGAGCTGACCGGCACGGCGTCCGACGTCGCCTTCGCCCTGGGCCGCGCGCGCCGCCGGGCCGTGCCCGGCCGCATCGCGCACTGGGACCGGCATCTGGCCGAGCGCTTCGCAGGGCGCCGGGCCTTGCAGAAGGACCTGGAACGCGCGCTGCTCCGCGAGGCCCGCCGCCAGGCGCCGCGCTACCTCGAGGAGATTCACGCCATGGCCGAGGGCGCCGGGGTCGGCTTCGCGGCCCTGTTTCGCCTGAACCTCACCGAGCTAAGCGTCTTCTCGGAAAAGTGCACCGACCTGATCCTCCCGATGCGCGTCCCGGGCGGACAACGCATCCTCCTCGCCCACAACGAAGACTGGGACCCGAGGCGCAACGACTGCTTCGTCCTCAAGGCGCGGCTTCCCGAAGTGGAGTACGCGGTCCTGGCCTACGACGGCTACCTGCCGGGGCTCTCGGCGGGGATGAATTCCTTCGGCCTGGCGCACTCGGTGAACTACCTGCGGCCCAAGGACTTCCGCGTCGGCCTGCCGCGGATCTTCCTAGCGCGACATCTCGTCACGGCGCGCGACATCCCGGATTGCCTGAGCTTCCTCAGCGGATCGCGGCGCGCCTTCGGCCAGGCGATCCATTTAGCGCAGGGTTCCCGCTATCTCGGGATCGAGCTGACCGCGAGGCATACGGCCCTCCGCCGCCCTCGCCTGCCCGCCTGCCACAGCAACCACTACCTCGCCGCGACCTTGCAGCGCTTCGTGCCGCGGGGTCTGCCCTCTTCCGTCGCGCGCCTGCGCCGCGCGCGACAATTGCTACGGGAGGCCGTTCCACGCTTCGCCGCCGGGCCTCCGGCGCCGGAACAGGCCCGCGGTCTGGCGCGCCGCATCCTCTCCGACCGCCAAAGCCTCCCCTGGGCCCTATGGCGCGAGGCCGATCGCCCGGAGGAGAGCTCCGCCACCCTCGCGGCGGTCCTGGTCGGGACCAACCGCTGGGGCCTGGAGGTCCATCGCCGGCGGCCGGTGGAAAATAAGGCTATCCGCATCGAAATCGATCGCCCATAATCCGGGGCCATGAGCGCCCCCTCGCCCCCGCCACGGCCGAGGCACTGCCTCGTCACCGGCGCCGCCGGATTCATGGGCTCCTACATGGTCGAGACCCTGGTCCGCGCCGGGCACCGGGTGCGCGCGACCGATATTATCCCCGCCTCCGGAGAAGACGAGCCCAAGGCCGGGCGCTACCCCGGCCTGCTGCGGCGACTGGGCGCCGACTACCGGAGCGCCGACTTATGCGCCGCCGACAGCTGGAAACCGCTTTTGGAAGATGTCGATTGGGTCTTTCACATCGCCGGGCTCTTCGATTACAGCGCCCCGCGCGAGGCCCTGTTTCGCGTCAACGTCGCGGCGACGCGCGGCCTGCTGGAGACCCTAAGCGCGAAGGGCGGCATCGAGCGGCTGATCCTTTGGGGCGCGGGCGGGATCTACGGCCGCCCCAAGCCCGACGAGCTCCCGCTGCGGGAAGACTCCCCCAAGCGCCCGCCCAACGCCTACCTGCAATCGAAGTGGGAGCAAGAGCTCCTGGCGCAACGCTACTTTGAAGAGAAAAAAATCCCCTACACCTGCCTGCGCCCCACCGGCGTCTACGGGCCGCGCGCGGTCTACGGCATGGGACGCATGCTGGCGCAGATGGCCGCGATGAAGAGGATCCGCATCCCCAAAAATTTCCTCGGCCGCATGCCGCTGGTCCACGCGGCGGACGTCTGCCGCGCCGCCCTCTTCCTCGCCGAGCGCGCCGAGGCCGCCGGCGAGGCCTATCACCTCGCGGACGACCGGCCCTACCGCAACGTGGAATTTTTCCGAATGCTGGCCGAGCTGCTGGGCAAGCCCTTCGCGACACTGCCCCCGGTCCCGCCCGGCCTGCTGCGCGGCCTCGCCCTGGCGGCCGCGACGTTGGAGAACTTTTACGCCAAGCGCCTCGCGCACCGCCGCCCCAACTTGGAGAAGGACACGATCTTCATGCTGGGCGCGGATTTTTGGTACTCGAACGAGAAGCTGAAGGGCACGGGATTTCGCTTCCAGTACCCCGACAGCCGGGAGGGCCTGCGCGAAACCTTGCAATGGATGAGGGAAAAGGGCTTAATCCCAACATCTTCCTTAGCGGAAGGAGGTGGTTAAGACATTTATCATCGATGAACCGGTTCTGTTGAGCATCGGCTTTTTAAGCGCCCTCTTCCTCCCCAAGGGCTGGAGTGGGAGTGTGTTCAAGACCCGCGCCTTTTGGGCGGGTTCCTATCTCGCCTTGGGCTTCATCGCCCTCGCCGCCTACGGCTACTTCCTCGCGCCGGATTGGATGTTCATGTACTTGATCCCGGCGAAGAATGTCCCGCCTTGGTTGGTGGGCTATGCCCTCGTGCTCTATTACTTCCTCTTTTTGGCCGGCTTCCTCGCCGCGCCCCACCTCGGCGCCCTGCACCCGAAGCTGCCTTGGCTTGCCTTGCTCTTCGGCATTATCGCCTCGGTCGCGGTGGTCCTGCCGCTGTTGCCGGCCTACCAGGTAGTCGCGAGCTTCGAGGAATTTCACCGCGGCGCGGGCGTCCCCCTCTCGGAGTCGGAGGTCTCGCGCAAGACCTTGCTCCCCAGCATCCTCCTCTTTGTATCCGGATTCGCTCTCCTGCTTTGGGCGCGGCGCCAGAAGGTCTAGGGGCGGCGCCCACCGAAGACCGCGAAGAGTTTGTCTTTGAAGTGACAGTCGACTTGGGAAAAGCCCGCCTCGCGCAGCCAGGCCAGTTGCTCCTCGACCGTCGCGAGGATGTCGATCGCGGTGCGCTCGAGGGCCTGCGCGACCTCCGCCTCGGTCAAGCCCGCGTCGCGCATGCCTTGGATCCACAGCTCCCAGTAGCGCGCCTGCACCTGCGGGTCGGCGGCGCGGACGAACTCGGCATTGAGAAAGCATCCGGAAGGGGCCAAATTCGCGAAGACCTTGCGGTAGAGCTCGCGTTTCGCCGCGTCGCTCAAGTGATGGATGGAGAGCGAGGAAACGATCAGGTCGTAGGGCCCCTCCCAATCGGCGGCGGCGTAGTCGGCGACAAGATAGCGCATCCCCTCCGCCTCCGCGAAGCGCTGCCGGGCCTTGTCGAGCATCTCGGCGGTGAAGTCGATCAGGGTATAGCGCGCCTTGGGAAAGCGGTCGCGAAGGAACTGCGTCAGCAGTCCCGTCCCCGCGCCCAAATCGAGGACGCGGAATTCGCCCTCCGGCGGAAAAGGCGCCATCGCGACGACGCTTGCGTAGAAACCGTCGAAGCAGGGAATGAGCTTGCGCCGGTTGCGATCGTAGCGCTCGGCGATCTCGCGAAAGGTCTTTTGGACTTCCTCCACGGGTTAAATTCCCCCGATGAGGATTTTAGCCGTGGCGAGGTTGGTGGCCAAGGGGACGTTGTGCACGTCGGCCAGGCGCAGCAGCATGAAGATGTCGGGCTCGTGGGGGTGGATGCCCAAGGGGTCGCGCAGGAAGATCACGCCGTCCAGGCCGCCCTCGACCATCATCGCGGCGATCTGGGCGTCGCCGCCCTTGGGGCCGCTCTCCATCTTTTCGACCTTGAGGCCGGCCTGCTCGAGGTAGCGCCCCGTCGTGCCGGTGGCGACGATCTGGAATTTTTGGATCTGCCTCAGGTTGTCCTTGACGAAGCCGACCATCTCGGCCTTTTTCCCGTCGTGGGCGATCAGGGCCAGGCGCTGCTTTTTCGCTTTCTTCATGGCCCGTTTCCCTACAATATTGTCGGGATATGCACCAACAGGAAAAAAATACCCGGCCGAAGGCCCTCATCCTCGGGGGCGGCTTCGGCGGCCTCTACGCCGCCCAGGCCTTGAGGGGCGCCCCCGTCGACGTAACGCTGGTCGACCGCCGCAACTTTCACCTCTTCCAGCCCCTGCTCTACCAGGTCGCCACGGGAGGCTTGTCACCCGGAGACATCGCCTCGCCCCTGCGCGCCATCCTCAAGCGCAGCCGAAACACCCAGGTGCTCAGCGCCGAGATCGAGGACGTCGACCCCAAGGCCCAAAAGGTTTATTTGAGCGACGGCGAGCTGGACTACGACTACCTGGTCGTCGCGACCGGCGCCAGCCACCCCTACTTCGGCCACCCCGAGTGGGAGTCGCTGGCGCCCCCGCTCAAGACCGTCGAGGACGCCCTCGAGATCCGGCGCCGCATCTTCCTGGCCTTCGAGACCGCCGAGCGCGAGAGCGACCCGCGGCGGCGCCGCGCCTGGCTCAACTTCGTCGTGGTCGGCGGCGGGCCGACCGGCGTCGAGCTGGCGGGCGCCCTGGCCGAGCTGGCTTTCGGCACGCTCAAGGGCGAGTTCAAGCGCATCGACACCCGCGACGTGAAGATCTACCTCCTGGAAGGCACCGACCGCGTCCTGCCGCCCTACCCGCCCAAACTCTCCGCCAAGGCGGCCGCCAAGCTGCACAAGCTCGGCGTCGAGGTGCGCACCGAGAGCTTCCTCACCCACATCGAGGCGGGCTCGGTCACGGTGAAGCGCGGCGACCGCTCCGAGAAGATCCCGACCCACACCGTCCTCTGGGCGGCGGGCGTAGCCGCCTCGCCGCTCGGCAAAAAAATCGCCGCGCGCAGCGGCGTCAAGCCCGACCGCGCCGGACGCCTGCCGGTGGAGCCCGACCTGAGCCTCCCCGGCTATCCCAACCTCTTCGTCATCGGCGACCTGGCCCTCTTCACGCACCAGGGCGGGAGCCCCCTGCCCGGCGTCGCCCCCGTCGCGATGCAGCAGGGGCGCTACGTCGCCAAGGTCCTGGAAGACCGGATCCGCCTCAAGGACTCGCCGCCCTTCCATTACTTCAACAAGGGCAACCTCGCGGTCATCGGCCGCAACGCGGCGGTGGCCGACATCGGCTTCCTCAAGATCAACGGCTTCTTCGCCTGGCTGATCTGGGCCTTCGTCCACATCCGCTATCTGATCGAATTCGACAACAAGGTCCTGGTCCTGATGCAGTGGGCCTGGAATTACTTCACCCGCAACCGCGGCGCCCGCCTGATCACCGGCGAGCACTTGCTGCCGCTGCTCGAGGCCGCGCCCCAAGCCAAGAAGAAAACAAGGTAAGCCATGAAAGCCATGCTCCCCGTCTTCCTCAGCGTCTTCCTGGCCGAGCTGGGCGACAAGACCCAGCTCGCCACCCTGCTCTTCGCCACCGAGCGCCAGCTGGCGCGCTGGCAGGTCTTCGCTGCGGCCTCCGCCGCCTTGGTTCTGTCGACCTTGATAGCCGTTCTCATCGGAGAACAATTGACCGCCCTGATCTCGCCCAAGGCCCTCAAGATCGTCGCCGGCCTCGGCTTCGTGGCCATCGGCGTCTGGACGCTGTGGAAGGGCTGATTTTTTGTTGCCAAGGCGGGGGCGTCTGAGTAAATCCCCGCACCATGAAAAAATCCTCCGCCAAGCCCTCTTCCACCCATCGCGTTGAAAAAGATTCCCTCGGGGAAAAACAGATCCCGCACGGGGTCTACTACGGCGTCCAAACCGCCCGGGCCGTCGACAACTTCCCGATCAGCGGCTGGCGGCCCCACCCGGCCTTCGTCGACGCCACGGTCCTGATCAAGAAGGCCGCCGCGACGGTGCACGGGGCTTTGGGCCTGATTCCGAAAAAACACGTCGCCGCCATCGTACGGGCCTGCGACGAGATCTTGGCCGGCCAACACCGCGAGCACTTCGTCGTCGACGTCTTCCAGGCCGGCGCCGGCACCAGCCACCACATGAACGTCAACGAGGTCCTGGCCAACCGGGCCAACGAGATGCTGGGCGGCAAGCGCGGCGCCTACAGCCCGATCAACCCCAACGACCACGTCAACATGGCGCAGTCCACCAACGACGTGATCCCCACGGCGATCCGCATTTCGGCGTTGTTGTTGAAGGACGATTTGCTCTCGGCCTTGGGACAGCTGCAAAAGGCCTTCGCCAAGAAGGCCAAGGCCTGGGACAAGATCGTCAAGTCGGGACGCACGCACCTCCAGGACGCGACGCCGATCCGGCTGGGGCAAGAATTCGGCGGCTACGCCTCCTGCCTGGCCAGCCACCTGGCCTGGGTGAAAGAAGCCTTCCAACCCTTGACCTCGCTGGGCCTGGGCGGCACGGCCGTCGGCACCGGGATCAACAGCCATCCCAAGTACCGCCCCATGGTCGCGAAGGAGTTGGGCCGCCTGATCGGCGAGCCGCTGAAGCCGGCCAAGGACTACTTCGAGGCGATGCAGTCGATGTCGCCCTTCGTGCATCTCTCCAACGCCCTGCGCAACCTGACCCTCGACCTGATCCGCATCGCCAACGACCTGCGGCTCTTGGCCTCGGGCCCGCGCACCGGCCTCTACGAGATCGTCCTCCCGGCCGTGCAGCCCGGCAGCTCGATCATGCCCGGCAAGGTCAACCCGGTCTTGGCCGAGATGACCGACATGGCGGGATTTTTCGTCCTGGGCCTCGACACCACCATCGCCTACGCCTCGCAGGCGGGACAGCTCGAGCTCAACGTCATGATGCCGATCATCGCCTTTTCTTTAAGCTGGGAGCTGAGCATCCTCACCAACACGATGAAGGCCCTGGCCACGAAGTGCGTCGACGGCATCGTCGCCTTCCCCGACCGCTGCCGCTACTACGCGGAAAACTCCGTCTCGATCGCGACGGTGCTCAACCCCATCCTGGGCTACGCCGCCACCGCCGAGATCGTGAAGAAGGCGGTCGCCACCGGCAAGCCGCTCCGCGAGCTGCTGGTGCAGAGCAACCTGACCGACGCGCAGATCGAGCAGGTCTTCGACCTCTACGACAGCACCTATCCCAATTTGAAGGGCGGAACGAAGGCAGGGGGGTAAAATCGGGCCGGCGGGTCTACTACCGAGCGATTTTATAGCGTCTCGCCGCTTCGCGCGGCTCCTTGAGTTCGTCGCCTTCCGGAAATTCCTCGGTCAATCGATAGATCGTTTTGGGACTCAGCCGCTTTGCAGCGACCTCCAGCAAGGCCCCCTGAACCGCCTCAAAACCGCGGCTCTCCAGGCTCAAGCAGCTCCCCTCCCCCTCAGGGCTGAAATGCAGCGTTAAATAGTTCTCCCCCTCGCAGGCGTTGCAGGAATAGCCGGCGGGATCGAAGTCATGTTCTTGAAAGATCTCGGCGTCGCGCGGCAGCAATGCGCGGAGCTCCGCCGGAAAATCGCGCCGCGCAAAGCCCACCAAGACCGACTTCCGACACCCTCCCCACGAGGCCAGCGCTGAGACCTCTCCCTCGCTTTCGCGCCTCAAGGAGAGCTCGGTCGTCCATTCCGGCGTCTCGTATAACGAAGCGACGACCGCATCGTCGCCAAACTGCTCCTTTAGCCAAGGGACCAAGGCCTTCAAATCGCCGCTCCCGCAGGTGCTCAGCATCAGGCGATCTCGCCAAACGAGGAGGCTGGATTCGGCCAGCAAAAAGGCGCGGACGGCAGGCGCGCGGTCCTGCCGCAGGATGCGCACGCGCGCGACCGAGGTCAGCTCTCGCCAAAAGGCCTCGGGCTGATCCAGGAGGCTCAAGCCGGGGCGCAGGACCAAGGCGAGCTTCTTTTCCAGGTAAAGTGGCTTCATATAGTTTAGGCCGCCAACCTTTCCTCCGCCGGCGAGGCCTGGGTCCACTCGAGATCTCCGCGCCTCATTCGCCAGATGAATCCGTCCAAGACATAGTGCGTCGCCTGCGGGAGGGCCAAGAGGGGGACGAGGACCGCCAACAGGGAAGCATCTTGAAGCGCGGGCAGGCCTTGGAACCACGGGAACAGCTCCGCCTTGTCCCGCCATAAGAGCCCGTGCCACAGGCCTTCTTCCATGTATGCCAAGAGCCAGAGCAGTCCGAAAAATAGCGGCAAGGCCGCCAGGGCGTAGGCCCCGCGCCGACTGGTCGAGGCCGAGAGACGCCGCTCCCCGCTGCTCCAAACGAGGGCGACGTAGGGAATCCCGTGGGCCACGACGTTGGTCAGGGTGAAGGCGAGATCGCCGTTCAGCCAGACGATCCCGACATACCAGGACAAGGCGGTGCCGGCCAGCAAGAGCTGTTTGGGCCAGTTCCAGGACCGCGTCTTTCGCCAGGCCAGGATCTCCTTCACGGCGTAGGCCGCGAGGGCCCCGACATAAAAGGCCGCCGTCGCCCGTTCCACCCAAAGCGGGAGGCCGGGAATAAAATCGCCCGAGATCAGCCAATCGAAATTCCGCGGCAGATGAGCGTGCCAGTAGACGATGGGGTAGAGGGTGGCGAGATAGATCGCCGCGGCGTCGATCGCGCGACCGGGGCGCGTGGAGGTCTCGCGCCGGGCATAGATCCTCAGAAAACCATACTGCTGCCGGATGAAGTGAAAGACGGCCAGGTAGGCCAGGGCCGACCAAAAGAGCTTGTCGTCGCTCGCGTAGAGCGCGACGCCGGCCACCCAGCACAATAGCGGCGCGAGCCGCAAAAGCGTCGCATGCCGGGCCCGCGCCTCGGGGTCGGCGTAGGTGCGGTAGAGCGTGGCATAGACGTGGGCGACGTCGATGCCCAAGACCAGGACCAGCCAGCCCCAGAGCGGGATCGGCGGGTCCTGGTCGAAATAGCCGCGCAGGGCGACGACCGCCAGGGCCGGCAGGGCCATCGGCGCGAGGATGAAGGCGGCGTCGAAGCCCGGCG
This genomic interval carries:
- a CDS encoding ATP-dependent protease gives rise to the protein MEMLEALKALPLFPLPRTVFFPKMVLPLHVFEPRYRQLVEDCLQGPGLIGIPLLKPGYEKDYEGRPEIFPVFGFGAITQSERLDDGRFQIMLQGLGRVRLLEEIPGDRLYRRAAVALWPDEDWQAKEKLAPVMQRLRENFLPLLPVYRDLPEAYHSAINRLEDPEIFCHLLATHLVEDPLVSQEMLELPSLEARLKAVEAWIGKESLLKSKSHGPGMI
- a CDS encoding NAD(P)-dependent oxidoreductase — its product is MSAPSPPPRPRHCLVTGAAGFMGSYMVETLVRAGHRVRATDIIPASGEDEPKAGRYPGLLRRLGADYRSADLCAADSWKPLLEDVDWVFHIAGLFDYSAPREALFRVNVAATRGLLETLSAKGGIERLILWGAGGIYGRPKPDELPLREDSPKRPPNAYLQSKWEQELLAQRYFEEKKIPYTCLRPTGVYGPRAVYGMGRMLAQMAAMKRIRIPKNFLGRMPLVHAADVCRAALFLAERAEAAGEAYHLADDRPYRNVEFFRMLAELLGKPFATLPPVPPGLLRGLALAAATLENFYAKRLAHRRPNLEKDTIFMLGADFWYSNEKLKGTGFRFQYPDSREGLRETLQWMREKGLIPTSSLAEGGG
- a CDS encoding class I SAM-dependent methyltransferase, yielding MEEVQKTFREIAERYDRNRRKLIPCFDGFYASVVAMAPFPPEGEFRVLDLGAGTGLLTQFLRDRFPKARYTLIDFTAEMLDKARQRFAEAEGMRYLVADYAAADWEGPYDLIVSSLSIHHLSDAAKRELYRKVFANLAPSGCFLNAEFVRAADPQVQARYWELWIQGMRDAGLTEAEVAQALERTAIDILATVEEQLAWLREAGFSQVDCHFKDKLFAVFGGRRP
- a CDS encoding methylglyoxal synthase; this encodes MKKAKKQRLALIAHDGKKAEMVGFVKDNLRQIQKFQIVATGTTGRYLEQAGLKVEKMESGPKGGDAQIAAMMVEGGLDGVIFLRDPLGIHPHEPDIFMLLRLADVHNVPLATNLATAKILIGGI
- a CDS encoding NAD(P)/FAD-dependent oxidoreductase gives rise to the protein MHQQEKNTRPKALILGGGFGGLYAAQALRGAPVDVTLVDRRNFHLFQPLLYQVATGGLSPGDIASPLRAILKRSRNTQVLSAEIEDVDPKAQKVYLSDGELDYDYLVVATGASHPYFGHPEWESLAPPLKTVEDALEIRRRIFLAFETAERESDPRRRRAWLNFVVVGGGPTGVELAGALAELAFGTLKGEFKRIDTRDVKIYLLEGTDRVLPPYPPKLSAKAAAKLHKLGVEVRTESFLTHIEAGSVTVKRGDRSEKIPTHTVLWAAGVAASPLGKKIAARSGVKPDRAGRLPVEPDLSLPGYPNLFVIGDLALFTHQGGSPLPGVAPVAMQQGRYVAKVLEDRIRLKDSPPFHYFNKGNLAVIGRNAAVADIGFLKINGFFAWLIWAFVHIRYLIEFDNKVLVLMQWAWNYFTRNRGARLITGEHLLPLLEAAPQAKKKTR
- a CDS encoding TMEM165/GDT1 family protein, whose translation is MKAMLPVFLSVFLAELGDKTQLATLLFATERQLARWQVFAAASAALVLSTLIAVLIGEQLTALISPKALKIVAGLGFVAIGVWTLWKG
- a CDS encoding aspartate ammonia-lyase, which encodes MKKSSAKPSSTHRVEKDSLGEKQIPHGVYYGVQTARAVDNFPISGWRPHPAFVDATVLIKKAAATVHGALGLIPKKHVAAIVRACDEILAGQHREHFVVDVFQAGAGTSHHMNVNEVLANRANEMLGGKRGAYSPINPNDHVNMAQSTNDVIPTAIRISALLLKDDLLSALGQLQKAFAKKAKAWDKIVKSGRTHLQDATPIRLGQEFGGYASCLASHLAWVKEAFQPLTSLGLGGTAVGTGINSHPKYRPMVAKELGRLIGEPLKPAKDYFEAMQSMSPFVHLSNALRNLTLDLIRIANDLRLLASGPRTGLYEIVLPAVQPGSSIMPGKVNPVLAEMTDMAGFFVLGLDTTIAYASQAGQLELNVMMPIIAFSLSWELSILTNTMKALATKCVDGIVAFPDRCRYYAENSVSIATVLNPILGYAATAEIVKKAVATGKPLRELLVQSNLTDAQIEQVFDLYDSTYPNLKGGTKAGG